A stretch of the Vigna radiata var. radiata cultivar VC1973A chromosome 9, Vradiata_ver6, whole genome shotgun sequence genome encodes the following:
- the LOC106773194 gene encoding eukaryotic translation initiation factor 1A-like — MPKNKGKGGKNRKRGKNEADDEKRELVFKEDGQEYAQVLRMLGNGRCEAMCIDGTKRLCHIRGKMHKKVWIAAGDIILVGLRDYQDDKADVILKYMPDEARLLKAYGELPDSTRLNEGIGAGLDEEDDGAGNDYIEFEDEDIDKI, encoded by the coding sequence ATGCCGAAGAACAAGGGAAAGGGAGGAAAGAACCGGAAGCGTGGGAAGAACGAGGCGGACGACGAGAAGCGTGAGCTCGTCTTCAAGGAGGACGGCCAGGAGTACGCGCAGGTGCTCCGGATGCTCGGCAACGGTCGCTGCGAGGCCATGTGCATCGACGGAACCAAGCGGCTCTGCCACATCCGTGGCAAGATGCACAAGAAGGTCTGGATCGCCGCCGGCGACATTATCCTAGTCGGCCTTCGCGACTACCAGGACGACAAGGCCGACGTCATCCTCAAGTACATGCCCGACGAGGCTCGTCTCCTCAAGGCCTACGGTGAGCTTCCTGATAGCACCAGGCTCAATGAGGGTATCGGCGCTGGCCTCGACGAGGAAGACGATGGCGCTGGGAATGATTATATTGAGTTCGAGGATGAGGATATCGATAAGATTTGA